From the Bombus vancouverensis nearcticus chromosome 3, iyBomVanc1_principal, whole genome shotgun sequence genome, one window contains:
- the LOC117165763 gene encoding nose resistant to fluoxetine protein 6-like, producing the protein MKCGRISWTWLSFLSLTSFYVLIQATELDPMATRKILPVYAVLENADLLNSSRCRTEIDEFRNAVDNQILWALRALDTSGVPSGGFVVGNNHWLGDQIGCKLFSENRTVFLSEKIRKNNSIYRNPNEEYSPFEFRFFIARARHNSTVQYHIEIEDEDLITLGLCLPASCSIGDVTTMLDKVFRNETLFIGKLFNIHLKLIEVSDLVDDGQWLLSAKMIFIIGVLLSLCVTVIAATVYDVFVYRKQLNNERGKLMSESNNAIPLNNGIDEKCGPNYEKPAPPESRQQHPISQHLLCFSFLTNVEEIFKPEKGGNLRVFYGLRTLTIVWIIMGHILIYAFHVLSNKWLVFTMAETLLLQIISNFTLSVDAFFFMSGFLLSHSFLKERRKYQGIPPIAKRINEFFQKILKRYIRLTPAYFVVILIAILNFTWHHHVSELLPIEHPNAKCSKYWWTNILYINNFYRWDELCLTWSWYLPNDMQFFVFGSFLLTLSITHYNIAVGIGVVALVSSIGSLVYTGYTINYHPTLDEQYRTLTYFYIRPWCRIPPYLIGMATCHLLTKWNFKLHLSKKSLIVGWSLAILCNCSILFGLANKNISLGLSVLYLALSRTCWTLGIAWLVVACTTNNGGIVNKILSLDIFVPFSKLTYCVYLINCIIILSLYSLDNYPLFLYYTNITCTAITVIICSFIAAIVLSATVEMPFISLVRLYNNPPSMK; encoded by the exons ATGAAGTGCGGAAGAATTTCGTGGACATGGTTATCCTTTCTATCTTTAACAAGCTTTTACGTGTTAATACAAGCGACCGAACTAGACCCGATGGCCACAAGGAAGATACTTCCAGTGTACGCGGTTCTGGAAAATGCTGATCTTCTAAATTCCAGCAGATGTCGGACGGAGATAGATGAATTTCGGAATGCGGTGGATAACCAGATACTTTGGGCTCTAAGAG CATTGGATACCAGTGGCGTACCATCCGGAGGATTTGTCGTCGGAAACAACCATTGGTTAGGAGACCAAATAGGTTGCAAGCTTTTCTCTGAAAATCGCACGGTATTTCTATCGGAGAAAATACGAAAGAACAATTCCATATACCGGAACCCGAATGAAGAGTATTCACCTTTTGAGTTTCGTTTTTTTATTGCACGTGCGCGGCACAATAGCACTGTGCAATATCATATAGAAATAGAAGACGAA GATTTGATCACGCTTGGACTTTGCTTACCGGCATCCTGCAGCATAGGCGATGTTACCACTATGCTCGATAAAGTATTTCGTAATGAGACACTTTTCATTGGAAAACTTTTTAATATACACCTCAAGCTGATCGAAGTCTCCGATTTGGTAGATGATGGTCAATGGCTACTATCTGCGAAAATGATTTTCATCAT AGGAGTTTTGCTATCGTTGTGTGTTACCGTAATAGCGGCCACAGTTTATGACGTTTTCGTATATCGAAAGCAATTGAATAACGAAAGGGGAAAGCTTATGTCCGAAAGTAACAACGCGATAC CATTGAACAACGGAATAGATGAGAAATGCGGACCTAACTACGAGAAACCGGCACCCCCCGAGTCGAGGCAGCAGCATCCTATCAGCCAACATCTTCTGTGTTTTTCATTTCTCACCAATGTAGAGGAAATATTTAAACCGGAAAAGGGTGGTAATCTGCGAGTATTCTACGGCTTGAGAACGTTGACAATAGTATGGATTATTATGGGGCACATATTGATCTACGCATTTCATGTTTTGA GTAACAAATGGCTTGTATTTACAATGGCTGAAACTTTACTCCTTCAAATCATAAGCAACTTCACATTATCGGTGGATGCATTTTTCTTTATGAGTGGTTTTCTGTTATCACATTCATTTCTGAAGGAACGGCGAAAATATCAGGGAATTCCGCCTATAGCAAAGAGAATAAACGAATTTTTTCAAAAGATTCTCAAACGATATATAAG GCTTACACCTGCATATTTCGTCGTTATATTAATCGCGATACTGAATTTTACCTGGCATCATCATGTCTCAGAGCTTCTTCCCATTGAGCATCCAAATGCTAAGTGTTCCAAATATTGGTGGACTAACATACTTTACATCAACAACTTCTATAGATGGGATGAACTA TGTCTCACATGGAGTTGGTACCTGCCCAACGATATGCAGTTCTTCGTATTTGGAAGCTTTCTTCTAACTTTATCGATCAC GCATTACAATATTGCTGTGGGTATAGGTGTTGTTGCACTAGTTTCATCGATAGGATCACTAGTTTACACGGGGTACACTATTAATTATCATCCTAC GTTGGACGAACAATATAGGACACTGACATACTTTTATATACGACCGTGGTGTAGAATACCGCCATACCTCATAGGAATGGCCACATGTCACCTTCTTACAAAATGGAATTTCAAATTGCACTTATCAAAA AAAAGCTTAATCGTTGGTTGGTCCTTGGCAATTTTATGTAATTGTTCGATTCTCTTCGGACTCGCGAACAAGAATATATCCTTAGGTCTCTCCGTTCTTTATTTGGCCCTCAGTAGAACATGCTGGACATTAGGTATCGCCTGGCTCGTAGTTGCATGCACTACGAATAATGGCG GTATCGTGAACAAAATCTTATCGCTGGATATTTTCGTCCCTTTCAGTAaattaacgtattgcgtttatctcataaattgtattattattctttCGTTATATTCGTTAGATAATtatcctctctttctctattaCACCAATATT ACCTGTACTGCCATTACAGTGATTATTTGTAGTTTCATTGCCGCTATTGTTCTGTCCGCAACAGTAGAAATGCCGTTTATATCACTTGTCCGATTGTACAATAATCCGCCAAGTATGAAATAA
- the LOC117165769 gene encoding nose resistant to fluoxetine protein 6-like, translating to MQYGKNSSWIWLSLLSLTMIYVSTQATTLDPVTMRQVLPAYAVLENVDLLNSSRCRTEVDEFRNAVDNQIFWGLRALDTNGVPPGGFISGHNYWLGDRMGCTILSQNRTLFVSEGKRKNNTIYRNPNEEHPPFEFRFFIGRMRHSSTMQYHQELPDEDLITLGLCLPASCTKRDVATMLDKTLHDKTLLIGKLFAVHFRLIEVTDLVNDYQWLLSAKMISIIGVLLLLCTTVTAATVYDIFARRNRVNSEKEIIVHQDGSTEELENGTQGERKTDHNGSIPSESREQNRMNQYLLCFSLLRNVRQIFKVKEDVKNLRIFHGIKVLGMLWIILAHLIVYGLNTMANKSHLYLMIDEVPARMIFNTTFLVDTFFFMSGFLTSYIFLKKHQKMERVPSIIERVNMFLQIIMKRYIRLTPAYFVVILIAILNFTWHDHVSALLPYEQPSAKCSKYWWTNILYINNFYHWDDLCLTWSWYLPNDMQFFVFGNFLLILSITHYNIAIGLGVFSLVSSIGSVAYMGYTLNYEPTLDEQYKTLTYFYIRPWCRISPYLIGMATCHLLSKCNYKLRLSKKFLVLGWTLAILCNCSILFTPVNHNTSLNLAVLYLALSRTGWALGIAWLVVVCTTNHAGIVKKILSLDIFVVLSKLTYSAYLLNPILILSAFSSTYYPFYVDNVTIGTLFVTMAVCSFSASILLYATIEMPFMRLYNSARRKAKRHNSS from the exons ATGCAGTACGGAAAAAATTCCTCGTGGATATGGCTAtcccttttatcattaacaATGATTTACGTGTCGACCCAAGCGACCACGCTAGACCCAGTGACCATGAGGCAGGTACTTCCAGCGTACGCAGTTTTGGAAAATGTGGATCTTCTAAATTCCAGCAGATGTCGGACGGAGGTTGATGAATTTCGTAATGCTGTTGACAACCAGATATTTTGGGGTCTAAGAG CTTTGGACACCAATGGCGTGCCACCCGGGGGATTTATAAGCGGACACAATTATTGGTTAGGAGATCGTATGGGTTGCACCATTCTCTCTCAAAATCGCACACTGTTTGTCTCGGAggggaaacgaaagaacaatACGATATATCGCAACCCGAACGAGGAGCATCCACCTTTTGAGTTCCGTTTTTTTATTGGACGCATGCGGCACAGTAGCACTATGCAATATCACCAAGAACTACCGGACGAA GATTTAATTACGCTTGGACTTTGTTTACCGGCATCCTGTACCAAACGAGATGTAGCCACGATGCTAGATAAAACATTGCATGACAAGACTCTTCTCATCGGCAAACTTTTTGCTGTACACTTCAGGCTCATCGAAGTCACTGATTTGGTAAATGATTATCAATGGCTACTCTCTGCGAAAATGATCTCCATCAT AGGAGTTTTACTATTGTTGTGTACTACCGTGACAGCAGCCACAGTATACGATATTTTCGCCCGTCGAAACCGTGTAAACAGCGAAAAGGAAATCATTGTTCACCAAGATGGAAGTACGGAAG AATTGGAGAACGGGACACAAGGGGAACGCAAAACCGATCACAATGGATCGATACCTTCAGAGTCGAGGGAACAAAATCGCATGAACCAATATTTGCTGTGTTTTTCGTTGCTCAGAAATGTACGacaaatatttaaagtaaaagaGGATGTAAAGAATTTGCGTATATTCCACGGTATAAAAGTGTTGGGAATGCTATGGATTATACTGGCACATCTGATCGTGTACGGATTGAATACTATGG CTAACAAATCGCACTTGTACCTGATGATCGATGAAGTGCCCGCGCGAATGATATTCAATACGACATTCTTGGTGGACACGTTTTTCTTTATGAGTGGTTTTCTGACGTCGTATATTTTTCTCAAGAAACATCAAAAAATGGAGAGAGTACCGTCTATAATAGAAAGAGTGAATATGTTCCTTCAAATAATTATGAAGCGATATATTAG ACTTACACCTGCATATTTCGTCGTTATACTGATAGCGATATTAAATTTCACCTGGCATGATCATGTCTCAGCACTTCTTCCCTACGAGCAACCAAGTGCTAAGTGTTCCAAATATTGGTGGACAAATATACTTTACATAAACAACTTCTACCATTGGGATGACCTA TGTCTCACATGGAGTTGGTACTTGCCCAATGATATGCAGTTCTTCGTATTTGGTAATTTTCTCCTAATATTATCGATCAC GCATTACAACATTGCCATTGGCTTAGGCGTTTTTAGCTTAGTTTCATCGATAGGATCAGTCGCTTATATGGGGTACACTCTTAATTACGAGCCTAC GTTGGATGAGCAATATAAGACACTGACATACTTTTATATACGACCGTGGTGTAGAATATCACCTTATCTCATAGGAATGGCTACATGTCACCTTCTTAGCAAATGCAACTATAAATTACGGTTATCAAAA AAATTCTTAGTCCTTGGTTGGACTTTGGCAATTCTATGTAATTGCTCGATTCTATTTACACCCGTGAACCATAACACGTCCTTAAACTTAGCCGTTCTTTATTTGGCCCTCAGTAGAACAGGCTGGGCACTGGGTATAGCCTGGCTGGTAGTTGTATGCACTACGAACCATGCTG GTATCGTGAAGAAAATCTTATCGCTAGATATTTTTGTTGTTTTGAGTAAATTGACGTATAGTGCTTATCTTCTAAATCCTATTCTTATACTTTCGGCTTTTTCCTCAACTTATTATCCTTTCTACGTTGATAACGTCACCATT GGTACCCTGTTCGTTACAATGGCCGTTTGTAGTTTTAGTGCTTCTATTCTCTTATACGCAACAATCGAAATGCCGTTTATGCGATTGTATAATAGTGCACGAAGAAAAGCGAAGCGACATAATTCTTCCTGA
- the LOC117165928 gene encoding nose resistant to fluoxetine protein 6-like, which translates to MQYGKLSSWIWLSLLSLTSFHVSIQATELDPMISRKILPVYAVLENADLLNSSRCRTEIDEFRNAVDNQILWALRALDTSGVPSGGFVVGNNHWLGDQGGCKFFSENRTVFLSEKIRKNNSIYRNPNEEYSPFEFRFFIARARHNSTVQYHIEVEDEDLITLGLCLPASCSIGDVATMLDKVFRNETLFIGKLFNIHLKLIEVSDLVDDGQWLLSAEMICIIGVLLSLYATVIAATIYDVFLHRKRLIKKRGKLTFESTNGIELENIKEEKRETDNEKPAPRESEQLNRMSKHLLCFSFLTNVKEIFKPEKGGNNLRVFYGLKTLTMVWIILGHVVFYAFHVTSNNWLVFIQAESLHFQILRNFTLSVDAFFFMSGYLLSYSFLKERRKYQEIPPIAKRMNEFFQKIVKRYIRITPAYFVVILIAILNFTWQHHVSALLPVEHPNAKCSKYWWTNILYINNFYRWDELCLTWSWYLPNDMQFFVFGSFLLTLSITHYNIAMGIGIVTLLSSIGSLVYTGYTLNYQPTLDGQYRTMSEIYIRPWCRIPPYLIGMATCHLLTKWNYKLHFSKKSLIVGWSLAILCNCSILFGLANRNISFGLSVLYLALSRTCWALGIAWLVVACTTNNGGIVNKILSLDIFVPFSKLTYGAYLLNPVTILLVYSLNFYVLYINIVTFGIYSITMITCSFSASILLSATTEMPFISLLRLNISARRRTNEVGSKN; encoded by the exons ATGCAGTACGGAAAACTTTCGTCGTGGATATGGTTATCCCTTTTATCTTTAACAAGCTTTCACGTGTCAATACAAGCGACCGAACTAGACCCGATGATCTCAAGGAAGATACTTCCAGTGTACGCGGTTCTGGAAAATGCTGATCTTCTAAATTCCAGCAGATGTCGGACGGAGATAGATGAATTTCGGAATGCAGTGGATAACCAGATACTTTGGGCTCTAAGAG CGTTGGATACCAGTGGCGTACCATCCGGAGGATTTGTCGTCGGGAACAACCATTGGTTAGGAGACCAAGGAGGTTGCAAGTTTTTCTCTGAAAATCGCACGGTATTTCTATCGGAGAAAATACGAAAGAACAATTCCATATACCGGAACCCGAATGAAGAGTATTCACCTTTTGAGTTTCGTTTTTTTATTGCACGTGCGCGGCACAATAGCACTGTCCAATATCATATAGAAGTAGAAGACGAA GATTTGATCACGCTTGGACTTTGCTTACCGGCATCCTGCAGCATAGGCGATGTTGCCACTATGCTTGATAAAGTATTTCGTAATGAGACACTTTTCATTGGAAAACTTTTTAATATACACCTCAAGCTGATCGAAGTCTCCGATTTGGTGGATGATGGTCAATGGCTACTCTCTGCGGAAATGATCTGCATCAT AGGAGTTTTGTTATCGTTGTATGCTACCGTAATAGCGGCCACAATATACGACGTTTTCCTCCATCGAAagcgtttaattaaaaaaagggGGAAGCTGACGTTCGAAAGTACCAACGGGATAG AATTGGAGAacataaaagaagagaaacgcgAAACCGACAATGAGAAACCGGCACCCCGCGAGTCGGAGCAGCTGAATCGTATGAGCAAACATCTTCTGTGTTTTTCATTTCTCACCaatgtaaaagaaatatttaagcCGGAAAAGGGTGGTAATAATCTGCGAGTATTCTACGGCTTGAAAACATTGACAATGGTATGGATTATTCTGGGGCACGTAGTGTTCTACGCATTTCATGTTACGA GTAACAATTGGCTTGTATTTATACAGGCTGAGAGTTTACACTTTCAAATCTTACGCAACTTCACATTATCGGTGGATGCATTTTTCTTTATGAGTGGTTATCTGTTATCATATTCATTTCTGAAGGAACGACGAAAATATCAGGAAATTCCGCCTATAGCAAAGAGGATGAACGAATTTTTTCAAAAGATTGTCAAACGATATATAAG GATTACACCTGCATATTTCGTCGTTATATTAATCGCGATATTGAATTTTACCTGGCAACATCATGTCTCAGCACTTCTTCCCGTTGAGCATCCAAATGCTAAGTGTTCCAAATATTGGTGGACTAACATACTTTACATCAACAACTTCTATAGATGGGATGAGCTG TGTCTCACATGGAGTTGGTACCTGCCCAACGATATGCAGTTCTTCGTATTTGGCAGTTTTCTCTTAACTTTATCGATCAC GCATTACAATATCGCCATGGGCATAGGCATTGTTACGCTACTCTCATCGATAGGATCACTCGTTTACACGGGGTACACTCTGAATTACCAGCCTAC ACTAGACGGACAATACAGAACGATGTCAGAGATTTATATACGACCATGGTGTAGAATACCGCCATATCTCATAGGAATGGCCACATGCCACCTTCTTACAAAATGGAATTACAAATTGCATTTTTCAAAA AAAAGCTTAATCGTTGGTTGGTCCCTGGCAATTTTATGTAACTGTTCGATTCTCTTCGGACTCGCGAACAGGAACATATCCTTTGGTCTCTCCGTTCTTTATTTGGCCCTCAGTAGAACATGCTGGGCACTAGGTATTGCCTGGCTTGTCGTTGCATGCACTACGAATAATGGCG GTATCGTGAACAAAATCTTATCGCTGGATATTTTCGTCCCTTTCAGTAAATTAACGTATGGTGCTTATCTCCTTAATCCTGTTACTATACTTTTGGTTTACTCTttaaatttttatgttttatacatTAATATCGTCACCTTT GGCATTTACTCCATTACAATGATTACTTGTAGTTTCAGTGCTTCTATTCTGTTATCCGCAACAACTGAAATGCCGTTTATATCACTTCTGCGATTGAATATTAGTGCACGAAGAAGAACGAATGAAGTTGGTAGCAAAAATTAG
- the LOC117165926 gene encoding nose resistant to fluoxetine protein 6-like produces MEKSEDKLRLFYGSKTLTMVWIILRHIVFFGFHVLSNKWFVYTMNGNIFPQIISNFTFSVDTFLFMSGFLLSYTFLKERRKDKEVVVKRMNEYIQKIVKRYIRLTPAYFVVILITILNFTWDDHVSALLPVEHPNVECSKYWWINILYINNFYSVSHGVGTCPMTCSSSYLAVFF; encoded by the exons ATGGAAAAGAGTGAAGATAAACTACGTTTATTCTACGGTTCAAAAACGTTAACAATGGTATGGATTATTCTGAGGCACATCGTATTCTTTGGATTTCATGTTCTGA GTAACAAATGGTTTGTATATACAATGAACGGCAATATATTCCCGCAAATCATAAGCAACTTCACATTTTCGGTTGATACATTTCTCTTTATGAGTGGTTTTCTGTTATCATATACATTTCTGAAGGAACGACGAAAAGACAAGGAAGTAGTAGTAAAGAGAATGAATGAATATATTCAAAAGATTGTCAAACGATATATAAG GCTTACACCTGCATATTTCGTTGTCATACTGATAACGATATTGAATTTTACCTGGGATGATCATGTCTCAGCGCTTCTTCCCGTTGAGCATCCAAATGTTGAGTGTTCCAAATATTGGTGGATTAACATACTTTACATCAACAACTTCTATAG TGTCTCACATGGAGTTGGTACTTGTCCAATGACATGCAGTTCTTCGTATTTGGCAGTTTTCTTTTAA